GTCTCACCCAACCCGCCACAAAGTTACCGAAGGTCTACCTCGTGGAAACCGAGCAGCCCATCGGTGAACACTACGTGCAGAAATTCGCGGATGGTTTCTACTTTGCGTTCGAAGACCTCACCACTCAGCCAGCGCAACTGGTGGTGCTCGACGCTCATCATGCACGGCTGAGCATCGTTGAAGGCCGCTACCATCAGGTCAAAAGGATGTTCGGTTATTTCGACAATAAAGTGCTGAACCTTCACCGTGAACGCATGGGACCGCTGGTGCTGGACTCCACGCTGGAGCCTGGGCAGTACCGGCCTCTGGATGCCGCCGAAATCCTGATGATCTGATCGCGGCAAGGAACTCGGTTGTCAGCGCCTGCAACAAGGCGGCCAATGGACCAGTCACTGTCATCCCGCCGCAGCGCTGAAACTTGCGCCAGGCAGAAATTATTGCTTCATTTAAAGCCCCGCTTCTGGTACAAAGTCAGCCGCTCCAAGGGCGACAAGCGGGTGTCGTATTGCATTACTCCAGCTTCCAAAGCTGATAACGAGTGTGCTCATTGGACAACCACGGTTGGTGCACCCTGAAGCGCGCGATGCGGGTATAGTTTAGTGGCAAAACGAAAGCTTCCCAAGCTTTAGTTGAGGGTTCGATTCCCTCTACCCGCTCCACCTCCCCCCAGTATTTCCGGGCATCTCAGCCCATTTCCACTCTTCTAAGTACCCTCATTACGTTACACCCAGACGACACACACGCCTATGCAGTACCCCCAGAGGTCTTGGCCCACAACGATTGGATAGCTGGGAACACGTCGCTCGTCACGCTGCCATGCAGAAAGAGATAGACTGGACCGAGTCTGCCACCTACTGTAAGACGTCTGCCATTGAAGAAATAATGTATTTACTCTTGACTAAATAGCCGTCGCTAGATGCGTGACTTTAAGTACTAAGTGAGCGCTCCGGCTTTTTTATACTTGAGCGGTACATTCATTCGGTTACGCACATACGCGTATGGCCAACTTGACTAGCGTTAAACCGCTCTTTACCAAAGGCATTCTTGTGTCGAAGATAATCACCTCAGCAACTGGTCTATTTGAAGAGACGGGCTCGCAAGGAACAATTTTCAGCACAGCCAAGGACAGGCTAGATTTTTACCGCCGCGAAATTCATTTCGAAACCACCAATCTCTCAAGCCGTACAAATGCATACTTGGCTTCGCAGTCATTCCTGGTGATTGCATACGCCTCAAGCATGGCGAACCTTAACGCCCAATGGGGTCTCTTGTTTACGATGGTAGTCCCAGTAATGTTGGCTCTCTTCGGGGCGTTAAGCTCGGGTATGGCGTGGCCCGGTATGAAAGCCTCGTGCGCCATCATTGATCACTGGCATTTCAAGCAGAGCGGCTTTTTGAGAAGCGACCCGCTCATCGGTCTCGCCTACGATGATTCGCCACTGTTTAGTAGCTGGGAGTCAACTGATAAAGGCCACAAACCGGCGTTGCGTTTCTCGAAGCAGACACCTTGGATGTTTTTCGTTTTCTGGATGTGCTTGGGTGGTTTTACAGTTTTTGTTCATATTACGCATCCGGCTTTGTGAGGGATCGCTGTGTAATCGCAGGCAGTTGACCACTTACCTGTATTCGATCCAGTCACACACTCAACTTGACCAGTGGGACCACATTGGTTTTTATACTCTGGTATCTCTAGTGAAAAATGGTTTAAATACTAAAAAATCAGCAACCGCTTAGCGCATCCCTTTCAGGCCTCGTGGCAAAGACTTGTGCTAGGCCGTTCGATTGACTCTCTGGGAAGAGTCGCTCGACAATCGTAAGTGGCTGGAAAAGTCACTGGAGTTACTCAGACGGACAAAAAAGCTAGGCCGGTCTGGCGTTTTGGAAAACGGTAGATGACATAAATAACCGACGAAGCAGGTTATCTTTAATCAAAAGACCCCAACAGGCTGTTTGTAGTAATTTCTTATCGGGGTTATTTTCTAAAAAAGGCATATTGTAGCTTTTTCTGAGCGTTGCCCACTAATTATAAAATATACATCTGGATGTTGAATATTATTTAGGCTCGTCTGTCTGTAAAAAATCTCAGCAAAGAAAGCTTTATGATGTCGACCCTCATTATTATAAACGCCGCGCGTGGTCATCAGACACCTCTATCTGGCGAGCATTCTCGCCTAAATGGGTGTCCGACTTCATTAGATCAATACAAACTAACAGTTTTCGATTATTTGCGACTCACCAGGCCCACGCCATACTATTTTTCGGTACGAGCCAATCAGCATCTTATTATCTCTTATGAATTCAAATACATCGGCAGGACACCAATCTGGACCAGCTGAAAAGCATACTCCCTCATCTCGCAATTTTTCAAAAAACATTATTTTAGAGCGTTGATTTGGGGTTGTTAAAGACATCATTTTCTTTTATTTATCTGGCGCCGGGACGAAACCTAACACCACGAGTAGTTCAATCACACTATCATCTATGACGCTCACTACAATTTCCGATAGCGCAGCCTCCACAACATAGGCCTTTGTAGTGTCTTTTATAGTATTCATTTCACAATCACCGTGGTAATAGTCTTAACATTCACAGAATCAATTGTCGGTATTGAATTGATAACCATCTCGGGGCTGCCCCCTGGAAGATGCTTGCCTGCGCCTAAGAAGTATTCATTTCCTTGCAGAGGGCTATGCGGAGACATTTTCCTAATACCGTCCACTTGGCGCACCTTGAATCCATTGGCCATGGAACCCGGCTGCAAGCCCATTGCCTGCTCCAGCTGAGCTGCTTGTGATCTAGTTATCACTGTGTCACCTCCTATATTCAGAGGTCCAGTTATGCTGGAAATCGCTTGTCTATCAGATATATAAGTACCGTTACGGCCAATTGTTGGGTATTCATCCCAGCCTATGGGGCTTACGTTGAGACCTTGATTGTTTTCCAGCATTGCAACTTGGCGTTTGCGTGCTCAGCCCGGTGCTTGCGCACCGGGCACCGCTGAGATATCCCAGTTTCTGTGCGAAAGGACTTCCCGACGTGCACAGGGTCTCCGACCGCGCGGCATCAGAGCATGACTGCCGTATAACGCCATGCTCCCTATTGCGTTCTGCTTCGCTTAACAGCATCGGCATCCCGGATTCCTGATTACGCGGCTCAATGGCTGGCCTCTCGGTTTCCCCTGTCAACGCTTCACCCCTGCACCTCACGGTGCAACATGCATGACTCGGGGTCTGGTTGATTCGCCATTTCTTACCAGTATCGAACTTTCATCGACTATCCTCCGCCCGCTTTAACTGCCGCATTAAGCGGGTGCCTATCACTGCTTGCCACCAGCGACGTTTATGCCAGTGAGATTGTTTAATCTAGCCGTCAGAGCTTTTTGCTCATAAAAACACGGCTCGCACCTTCTGGGTCACAGGCTATTTCCCCAAAACGTATCCACCCGTTCTTTTCGTAAAAACCAGGCGCCTGAAAACTAATGGTGTAAAGCACGGCCGAGCGACACCCCCGGCTACGCGCCTCATCCTCGAACGCTTTCAGTACTTTCGTCCCTAATCCCGATCCACGGAGGGCGTCTGGAAGATGAAAAAGATCGAGAAACGCCAGCCCTAGAGACGACCTTCCGATAATTCCTCCCAAGGCCTCTTTCGTATTCGGGTCTCTGACAATCACTGTCAGTGGACTGCGATCATTTGAACCAGTGATCTGATCATTGAATGCATTCAAACCGACACTAATTGCTTCCTCAAGCTCGGGATTTGGCTCGTTACCAACCTCGATGAGATTCGTTTTCATGATTTTTCCAGCCTTCCTTGTTTCAAGGCATAAGCCTCTGACGAGCCCATCTTGAGTGAATTAGGAACACATCCAGCTATGAGGCAGCAAATCGGCGATATCACTCGCACTCTGAGCGTCGTGCGCCTGAATCCTTTGCCCCATAGCTGCTTGCGCCGATTGACCTATCAAGAACCGCGAGTTGAAGTAGCGCAGTGAGTTACAGATCATCGGGCGGATTTAGCTCGCCTTTTCAGTCTCGTGCATAAACTGCCCCAGCTCCTTGCTATAAAACTTCGCCATGCTCGTGGTGCCGTGGCCACGGGTGTCTTCACTGGCGGGGATAAGTAATAGCCGTGCGTGCTTGAGTTCTTTCATCGACGCCTCCAGCCGTCCGGTTTCCGGTGGGTTGCGCTCATCGTCCGCCGAATTGATGACCAGCACCGGAGCTTGAATTTTTTTCAGACCGGGGGCTGCGTTGAAGTCGGCGGAAGATTGCCATTGGTAGATGAAGTCATTGGCGTCGGCGGTTTGTGTAGCGCTGAGGCGCTCATCCACTAGTTTGTCGGCCTGGGCGCGGGTCGGGGCAGCCGTCTGATAAGCGAGGGTACCGCCACTGGTACCGACGCTGAACATCGCGTTGGCCAAGCGCAGGGACGGCGGCTGCGCGCTGTAGTTACCGTTGTTCCAGGCCGGGTCTTGCTTGACCGACTCCACCAGCAAGCGGCGCATCATCCAGTTGCGGGATGACATTTCGGTGGGTTGGGACGCCATGGGCACCAGTGCGTCCATCATCTGCGGCCAGGTCTGGCCCCACATCCAGGTTTGCATGCCGCCCATGGAGTTGCCGATGATCAGCCTAAGGTGCTTGACCCCCAGGCCTTCAGTGACCAACCGATACTGGGCTTGAACCAAGTCGTTGTAGTTGTACTCCGGAAACCGAGTGCGCAAGCCGTCCGATGGTTTGCTGGACTGGCCCACGCCAATGCCATCGGTGGAGATGATGTAGTACTTGCTTGCATCCAGCGGTTGGTCTGGGCCGAACAGCTCCCCGGCAAAATCCTTGCTCAGCACATCGCTGCCTGGCCGGTAGGTGCCGTGCAAGTAAAGGATGGCGGGGTTCTTGGGATTGCCAAGGGTGATGTAGTGCAGTTTGAGGTTGGCGAGTTTTTCACCGGTATGGAAGGTGAACTGCGGGGCGATCCAGTCGCCCTCGGTCGTGGCGGGTAACGGCGCGGCGCTGACGGCGGAGCCGAGGAAGGCTAGAGAAAACAACAACCCGATCGCGGGACGTGAAATGAATCTATGCATGTGTATGTCCTATTGTTTTTATTTTAGTAGCCCTGCGCACCAGTACCTGCAGGAGATTGATCACTTAACGCGCCTTCCGGTCGCTGGCCCTTGTGTCGGGGCCACCGTGGCGCAACGCTGCTGGGTTTACATAGGGGGGATCTTCGTTCCCATCCTGTTTTGTACTTTGGTCAGGGGGTCACGGGTGTTGGAGAGATAATCCTCCAATGATCAAATCATGTTAAGTTAATTTTTTTCTAACATTATTTAACATCGTGGCGCCGGTGCGTCTTGAAAAACAGGATTGGAAAAACATTGAGCTCGGGCTTTGACAAGAGAGCATTGGAGGGGTCTGGATCATTATCGTCACCTCCAGCCAGGACGCCAAAGTGGCGGCTCACCAAAGGATCTCAAGGGGCGATAGTTCATATGGGCTGAAGATTGCGCACAAGGTCAGGCGGGGCTAGCGTTGCACCTCAACTTCCAATACTGCCTATCCGAGCAGCGTATTTGAACGCCGTCGATGGACACCACTACAACAACCGCCCTTGCCAACTGGCATCATTGACCGGACGACCTGGCGAGTTACCCTCGAAAATTCAAAAAGCCGGTATTCAGTGTTATCGCTACGGCAATCAGCTCCCCGTGAACAGCAACTTTACGCCAGCAGCGCCAAAGACCATCGCCAATGATCCTTCGATACAGCGACGAGCTTTACGGTATCCCCGAATCATGGGCGCAGTAGAGAAGACGATGGCGTAACCGCAGAAGATCGTAATGCTGAGCAAGGTGCATCCGGCGAGTATCACTGCAACTGTCAATGAGGATGCGCCTGGCCCCAACCCGAGACTCATCGTGGCCACCCATCCCAACAACGCTTTGGGGTTTGTGAGATGCATTAGCAAGCCACGCTGGAAGAGTCTGAACCCTGAGGTGCCGGGAACTGCGGCCAATTGCGTCGCAGTTTTCTCATCAGTCGTGAGGGCGGATCTGCCTGCTTTGATCGCCAGATAAAGCAGGTAGATTCCACCCAAAACCTTGAGGACTACCAGCGCTTGCGCATACTGCGTCAACACCGCCGAAACGCCCGTTGCCGCTAACGTCCCCCACAACAACGACCCGCTTATTACACCTGCCGCAAGCATGAGTGCCGAGCGCCTGCCTTGGTGCATCGCGACGCCCATTATTCGCATGTTACTGGGCCCAGGACTTGCGGCTCCAATGATGTAGGCAGTGAATACCAACAGCAGGTTATTTAAGTCGACCACAGGCTTCTCACTTACCTATCCTCACCTGGGACGATTCTATCCCAATCAACCTGGTATCAACGCTTAATGCCTGGCAGGTGTTAGCCCGTTTGATTTTGAGGAAATTCCCGTCAACGATGACGTGAATCATCCCTCAGATCGTGTGGGCAAAGCCGGTCGCGAGATTCTAGGTATCTTGAGGTTTTTGCCAGCAGCGGCTGTCTGAGGTCGCCTCAACCGGCTGATTCAGCATAAAAAAACCGGCCTCTTCAGAGCCGGTTTTTTTGTGCGTCGGGTGTGAGCGAATTACCGCTCAGTCATCACCGATGCTTGCGCTTGTGCTTCTTGCCTTTGGAGCTGTGGCCATCGTCATTGCCCAGGTTATTGCCGACCGCGCCGCCTGCCGCGCCACCCAGGCCTGCGCCGATGGTTGAACCGGTGGAACCGCCGAGCTGGTTACCGATCAACGAGCCACCGGCCGAGCCGATGCCGCCGCCCAGCGCGGCTTCCACACGATTGCCTTTCTTCGCGCCGACCGCACCGCCTGCCGCGCCGCCGACACCAGCGCCCACTGCAGCGCCGGTGCTGCCGCCCATTTGCTGGCCGATCACGTTACCAAGCGCCCCGCCCAGGCCGCCACCTACTGCTGCCGTGCCATCGCCCGCTGCGAATACGGTCTGAGACATCACAAGGGTCAGGCCCAAAACGGAAAGAGTGCTGCGCATGATGAGTTTCTCTGTGGAGGATGATGGCATTGTGGATGCATACGTGAAGCTGGGCAATCGACGTATCGGTAAACAAGGGGTCTTTCAGACAGCCGTCATGTCCGGCAATACAGCAACCCTCCGCACAGTCAAGCAACGCACTAGGCTCCAGATACCTCACGCCAACCTTCATGGTGCAAGCACCCTGATCGCAACACCTGGTAAATGCACTTTTTTTGGTACACTCGATGCCTGATACGATCCCAACGGTTTTGCGAGTCAAATTTTTCCGGTCCGAGAATGGAAATGAGCCTGTCCGAAACTGGCTCAGTGAGCTGTCAAAGGCATCGCGTAAAGAAATAGGAACCGACGTGAAGACTGTTCAGTTTGGCTGGCCGCTGGGAATGCCAGTGGTACGCAAGCTTGAAAACGGGTTATGGGAAGTGCGGACCCATCTTATCGGGACGATTGCCCGGATAATCTTCACCGTCAAGGGCGGTGAAATGGTCTTGCTGCATGGCTTCATAAAGAAATCGCAAAAGACTCCGGCCGCCGACTTACAGGTGGCAAGACATCGCAAATCCAGTTTAGGAGACGCTCAATGAGCACACATATAGGCTCTGACTTCGACGAGTTTCTAGACGAGCAAGGCATTGCCGAGGAGGTCTCTGCGACCGCTTTGAAACGCGTGATTGCTTGGCAAATAGCGGAATTGATGAAGGCCCAGAGCCTCACCAAAAAAACACTCGCCGAGCGCATGCACACCAGCAGAACGGCAGTGGATCGAGCACTGGATCAAAACGATCCCGGGATGACACTGGCGACACTCGCCAGCGCGGCGCGAGCGTTGGGCCAGCGCGTTGAAATCAGGCTAGTTCCTGAGCCAGGTCTAACGACTTCAATCTGACACGAACACCTCATCCCACCATCACCCCACAGCTGTGAAGCGAAACCACTTGTTCGATTTAATTTGAACCGGGCAACGCCATGGCCGGTCGTTGACATTGTTGGCCGAGGTTCCTATAAGTCCTCTCCGTTCTGGCGTGCCCGGCCACGGCGCCCTTAAAACCGATAGCGAAGCGAGACAATGGAATTCACGGATTTTGACGCAGCCCTTGGCGACTGGAACGATGTGCAGGCCACCACGCCGTGTTCCGGGCTGTTGCTGGGCAACGGCGCCAGTCTGGCCGTTTGGAAAAACTTTTCCTACGACTCGCTGTTCGAGCTGGCGCAAACCACGCGCAACAAGCCGCTAAGCCCGACCGAGCTTGCGCTGTTCAAAGCGATGGAGACTCAGAATTTCGAGCCTGTATTGAGCGCCCTCAAGACGTCTATCCGGGTAAACGCCGCACTGACAATCAGTTCGTCCTCACCGCGCAATCGTTACTTTGCGATCAAGGAAGCGTTGATCCACGGTGTGCGCTCGGTGCATATCCCTTGGCGGCTGATGGAGCAACATACGTTGCTCGCCATCAGTCAGGCACTCAGCCAATACGGCACGGTGTATTCCACCAACTACGACTTGATCACCTATTGGGCTGCGATGCACGGGCAAGCGCCGTTCGATGACCTTTTCAGCGAAGACGCCACGTTCAACCTGCACGCCAACCAGGCCAGCGGCACACGCTTGCTGTACCTGCACGGTGGAATGCACTTGGTGAAGAACTTCGATGGCAGCGCTCGCAAATTGCTGTCATCGGAAAGCACCCTGCTGGGCAGTTTTGCAGTCAATGCGCTGGATGACGTGCCGCTGTTCGTCTGCGAAGGCAGCGCGCAGGAAAAGCTCAAAGTGATTCGAGGCTCTGACTACCTGTCGTTTTGCAATGCGCAACTGGCCCGCCACGAGGGTGCGCTGTGCATCTTCGGGCATGCGCTGGGCAAACAGGATCGGCATATCGTCGAGGCGGTACGTGAGGCTAAACCTGCCACGATCGCCCTCTCGATTCTGCCGCGCAGCGACGCGTTCATTCAGCATCAAAAGCGCCACTACAGCGCGCTGTTTGCCGAGTCAGGATCGGAACTGAAGTTTTTCAACGCCAAGACACACCCGCTGGGCAATGCCGATTTTCTGGTTCCGGTGGACAGTTTGAAGGTCTGAGGGAAAACAACTTTCTCGGCACCGCTTCAAATCTACCCACCGGCAATCAATCACTCGTTACCTTGTGCCAAAGCCCCCACACCAACCGCCCCGCCCTGCGTCTTTTTATTGACGCTGGAGGCGACCGGTTCGAGCGAATAACGCACGCTGCTCAACGCCGCCAATCGGTCGCTGCTGGTGGTTTTGATGACGCTGTTGCTCCATTGCGCTGCCGCGATGGCCAGCCAGGCGAACAGGAACACGACGACCGCTTGCAACGCCCACTTTCCGATATCTGACATGACGCTTCTCCTGGCTGAATGCTCTTACGCAAATTTGACCATCAAACGATTGCAGTCAGGTTGCATTCAAGTTT
The DNA window shown above is from Pseudomonas sp. BSw22131 and carries:
- a CDS encoding GNAT family N-acetyltransferase; translation: MKTNLIEVGNEPNPELEEAISVGLNAFNDQITGSNDRSPLTVIVRDPNTKEALGGIIGRSSLGLAFLDLFHLPDALRGSGLGTKVLKAFEDEARSRGCRSAVLYTISFQAPGFYEKNGWIRFGEIACDPEGASRVFMSKKL
- a CDS encoding alpha/beta fold hydrolase; the encoded protein is MHRFISRPAIGLLFSLAFLGSAVSAAPLPATTEGDWIAPQFTFHTGEKLANLKLHYITLGNPKNPAILYLHGTYRPGSDVLSKDFAGELFGPDQPLDASKYYIISTDGIGVGQSSKPSDGLRTRFPEYNYNDLVQAQYRLVTEGLGVKHLRLIIGNSMGGMQTWMWGQTWPQMMDALVPMASQPTEMSSRNWMMRRLLVESVKQDPAWNNGNYSAQPPSLRLANAMFSVGTSGGTLAYQTAAPTRAQADKLVDERLSATQTADANDFIYQWQSSADFNAAPGLKKIQAPVLVINSADDERNPPETGRLEASMKELKHARLLLIPASEDTRGHGTTSMAKFYSKELGQFMHETEKAS
- a CDS encoding LysE family translocator, translating into MVDLNNLLLVFTAYIIGAASPGPSNMRIMGVAMHQGRRSALMLAAGVISGSLLWGTLAATGVSAVLTQYAQALVVLKVLGGIYLLYLAIKAGRSALTTDEKTATQLAAVPGTSGFRLFQRGLLMHLTNPKALLGWVATMSLGLGPGASSLTVAVILAGCTLLSITIFCGYAIVFSTAPMIRGYRKARRCIEGSLAMVFGAAGVKLLFTGS
- a CDS encoding glycine zipper domain-containing protein — encoded protein: MRSTLSVLGLTLVMSQTVFAAGDGTAAVGGGLGGALGNVIGQQMGGSTGAAVGAGVGGAAGGAVGAKKGNRVEAALGGGIGSAGGSLIGNQLGGSTGSTIGAGLGGAAGGAVGNNLGNDDGHSSKGKKHKRKHR
- a CDS encoding type II toxin-antitoxin system RelE/ParE family toxin; translated protein: MPDTIPTVLRVKFFRSENGNEPVRNWLSELSKASRKEIGTDVKTVQFGWPLGMPVVRKLENGLWEVRTHLIGTIARIIFTVKGGEMVLLHGFIKKSQKTPAADLQVARHRKSSLGDAQ
- a CDS encoding XRE family transcriptional regulator, whose amino-acid sequence is MSTHIGSDFDEFLDEQGIAEEVSATALKRVIAWQIAELMKAQSLTKKTLAERMHTSRTAVDRALDQNDPGMTLATLASAARALGQRVEIRLVPEPGLTTSI
- a CDS encoding DUF4917 family protein, whose protein sequence is MEFTDFDAALGDWNDVQATTPCSGLLLGNGASLAVWKNFSYDSLFELAQTTRNKPLSPTELALFKAMETQNFEPVLSALKTSIRVNAALTISSSSPRNRYFAIKEALIHGVRSVHIPWRLMEQHTLLAISQALSQYGTVYSTNYDLITYWAAMHGQAPFDDLFSEDATFNLHANQASGTRLLYLHGGMHLVKNFDGSARKLLSSESTLLGSFAVNALDDVPLFVCEGSAQEKLKVIRGSDYLSFCNAQLARHEGALCIFGHALGKQDRHIVEAVREAKPATIALSILPRSDAFIQHQKRHYSALFAESGSELKFFNAKTHPLGNADFLVPVDSLKV